The sequence ttgaaaaaataaataaagaacaggaaaagtcgggcttattttgtttgtcgggcttaattttacAACCTGGCCAAAATTTATTTCCATTCCCAAgtcaaaataatttgatttctATAATCGTAGTTAAATACTTAACCCACACCGCGCATTATTGGGGTAATAACTAGGCCTTTGAAAaagtcaaaattaaaaataagaaaagctTATTTtctcgggcttattttctcaAGCTTTTAAAACTTGGCTGTACTATATTTCCACTAGATGGTGCTGAAGGTTCACCAGACTTTAATGTCGGGAGCCAGCTGTTCTATTAAGGCAAtaagttttacccaaaataaaaataaaaaatcttgttttttttctgatttacTGGTTAAATAATTCTGTGATGCATATTTTTCAAGACATCTAGTGGACAAGTGGCTAACTCCGATTCGTTTTCATAGCCACCACGTCAGCTATTCTGCCAAAATTTCTATCAGCTGTTTTATTTCGCGTGGCGTCGGATTTAGGATGGAAGCATGAAATGAACGTTTCCCTTCTCGAAATTTTACCGTCGATTTCGCCGTGCCTAGACCTGGATTTTGTGGGTTGAATCTGTGCTAAAAGGTAAGAGTAATTTCTTAACGGTATTATGGCAGCTATTCATTCGTAAACTATTGTGTAAAACAttctaaattattcaaaagagGAGCATTGCTTAACTTTGCCAGCACGTTTTTGATCTCCATTAGTCAAATACACCGCTTCGGTGCATGGCTTGATTTAACCCAGTTTTTCATCTCTGTTAGGCAACTACACATTTAATACCAAAGGTACTACTTGCAGAAGGCAGTTCTTAACAATCCTTTCTCTTCTCTGGATCCTAGTCTGTGCAACCTGGAGCTCTTACATACAAAATTTCTCAGATCCAGATTCCATAAGGTACTCGTAGGCTATCTTACAATTTATGGTTTAGTTTTTAACTGTACTTCTAGATTTGTGGGAGATACCTGGTGTGACGTGGTGGCAGCAGAGTCATTTGCCAGAAAGGAATGCTGCTGATGTTCCATTATCAgtgtaaatgaaaaatttccaGTATCATTGTTGCATTGTTGGATTACTTATTCCTTCAAGAAACGGAGAAAGATTCAAGATCAATTTCGTCATTTCTTATTTCCTAAGTGGCTAGTCAAGTGTCACATTGTGCTGGTCACTGAAAACTCGGGTTTACATAACTTCTTTGCCAATTGTGTTTTGAgattctagtttttttttgtagttgacagtaaatttgaacaaagaaagaatattCGTAGCAATTTTTGTCTGTTATGGCTAGACTTCAAGTCAAACAAgttgatagaaaaaaataagctaaGTTTATCTTTTGACTTTTAATAAGTCAACtaccataaaaatgaaatacacaaaacaaatatataaattttaaattgtttttattgtcccacctccacccttcaattccaccactattttacaatacatatatatacatataaatacatacataagtacacacacatacatacataaatacatacatacacttaactaaattaacctgttggctgccacgccatgcAACTCGTACGTTGCTTAAGCTACAGTCGCTACATGTCGGGTCCGAAGGATCCCCAACCAAGGTGGggcttgtccgaagacaagcccGGGCTGGCACGGTGAAAGAATCCATTCtaggaatgcacaccccaggataTCTCTCACCGTGCCGACAAGGAGAAGTCCCtactggtgcattgcctagcgcctaatggctttatgccattaggcgcaatggcgactgttccccccatggccatgaggagaacagcgcccaagtccctacagctaccaaaaaaaataggagcaaacggcgtggcagccaacaggtTAACTTATACACTagaatgcaaaacaaaacaaaacaataccaagTCGAATCCCGTAGATGGCGATGAGatgacggcgatggcgatggagATGGCGATGGAGATGGCGATGGAGATGGCGATGGAGATGGCGAAGGAGACGGCGAAGGAGGCGGCGAAGGAGGCGGCGAAGGAGGCGGCGAAggaggcggcgatggagacggcgaagacggcgatggaggcggcgatggagacagcgaagacggcgatggaggcggcgatggagacggcgatggaggcggcgatggagacggcgatggagacggcgaagacggcgatggaggcggcgatggagacggcgatggagacggcgatggaggcggcgatggaggcggcgatggagacggcgatggaggcggcgatggaggcggcgatggagacggcgaagacggcgatggaggcggcgatggaggcggcgatggagacggcgaagacggcgatggaggcggcgatggaggcggcgatggagacggcgaagacggcgatggagacggcgaagacggcgatggaggcggcgatggaggcggcgatggagacggcgaagacggcgatgacagtgatggcgatgaggcgactatcaggattttctttttattgaccCTATGTAAATGTACCAGATATAAAGGAATTAGATAAAAGAACAACATAGGAATTTAACAAAAGAGATCTAAGTATGCTTATGGTTTACCGGGATTTTAAAACTGATACAAGTTAAATAACGAAAACTAGCTCGTTTAGTTTCCCAGGATTACTGGGACCATAATATGAACTGACTGAAGACAAGAAATGTTACTTCTGTAAAAtagtttttcattcaaaagaaatcctttGCTCAATGGTTATCAAACATTCCATATGTTCAATCTTCTTCAAAACGAGCTTGTCACAAACAGTTGTCATAAAGCTTTGTTAGTTGAACGTACATTCAAGaagttcaaacaaacaaatatttagtaCAACAGAAGTCACGATATTGAATATAAACTTGAAAAAGGTTAATAAACCATTTAGTTTATATTATTACAATACAGATGAAAAAGGCTGATAAGTTAAATACTGATAGCTTGGCTAGTGTGCTCGTTATCGAAACAGTTAAGCCAATCCTTTAACCTCTACTCTCAATTCTATGTAAGAGACTCACTGCCAAGTAATACTCAACAATTGCCAATAATATTTCTATTATGCTCTGAAGAAGAGCTTAAAGATATTTTACGCTACAAAAATCTTACGGCTGATTTTCCAAGGCACCAGCTGAGCATCGACTTCCTTACTGTCTGTGTTCAAGTTATCATTGCTGGTTTACATAAAACGCTTCCATCTTCCTAATTCtaacaataaagcaaaataataatgccTGAATAAAAATTATGATCGTATGTTACTTACTCGTTGATGTAGACGCACAAAACAGGgggaaaacttaaaaaaaacaacacagcaaaaatgtttgcatGGTGATATGGCTAATGGCGGACATGACAGACGACGGTGGCGTTCAATCTTTCGGGTTTTAATGCGAAGCAACCGAGATAAGCAttctcaatttttaaatatgcCCCCAGTGATTGATCAGATTTTTAATTCAAGGTTCCTTACTGTTTATATGCAAATTTCCGGAGTGTGTCGGAAGTAACAAAGAACTTCTGAACTACTAATTGCACAACGAAACGAATCACAGATGTCTAATACCCATAAAATCGCAGAACGCAACTTTCCAGCGAGTATATTCGTTTGTTACGAGTAATGAAAAGCCGGACAAAGTTGgtatcggaaaaaaaattaacatagAACATAGCGCGTAACATATCTAGACAAGCAGCTTGCATGATCAGCCAGTAGTAAACTAGTAAAATAAACACGAAAACAGCCGCCACACCATTACACTTATGAtgaaaatgcttaaaatgtttcgcatattaatgttcattttttagtttttgcgaagttgaaaaaatattaccggaagtgaccgaAAGTAGCCTATAACTCCAGAAATAATGGTCCAATAGCAAAAATGAATATGATATTCGGGATCCTTATGAAATTTTAGGTGTGCCTGGCCTCTTTTgccctgtttttggcgaaaagtccaatttggccaaaatcgcgatttttcctgaacagTTCAGctaaatttgcgatttttgacgattttcgggtattttctactgacacatgaattcgaccccaaatttcaagaggattacgaaaatatCGCTCTTTTTTCgttcagaccaacagataataagttattaagcattttaAAACCGGAAGTTATACggaaagttaaaatttcgggaattaaaaaaatgaactatgttctcctttaCGAGGTACACAAGATTTGCatagtttcaaacgtaaaccATGGGGAATTAACATAATATgacctttcaaagttcttaaagtttAGGTTTCCTGTGCGACCTCTATACCACTTTAAAGGACTACCGCACACATAATAATTGAAGCTCATGTTTCAAAACCATCACTTAATTTGGCAGCCCTCCGAACTAATGTGATAGTGGAACAGATGTGGTTAGCACCAGGAGAAAGTTAATTGGAGATCCAATTCTTGCAGGATATTGATAGCAAATAGAACATcttgtaataatattttacTCAAAATCAGTTATTTATGTTCGACATGGCAGATCAGGTTTGCCACACAAACACATGGTTCGAACTCGCAATTCAACGGCGATGCCGAAAATTCAGTTTGGGTTTACCTGGAAGTTGTAGTGTtggagttattcaaattcgaaGTATAACATGGActtcaaagttcttaaagttcatTCTTCAGGTACGACTTATACACCACTTCAAGGCAataccacacacacaataaGGCAATGacatatttcatttgaattgatCACCTTCACACGATTACACTTATTAAATGGAAACCTACAGGGCAAGCCCTACTGTGGTACAACTATtcataaaaatgattttcctGGCATCTGGCGGGCGTAGGTAGATTTGGTAGGGGTGTTGTTAGCTTGTTTACTACCATATTGTGGTATGAGCATGAAGCACACCCCCAGTAGCAATGTTCTTCTCTTGCTGAGGACTAGTTGAAAACAGTGTACGCCATTACTAGCACTAATGACATTAACTTACCCTTCTGTGTTCTTGAGAAAATTGAACCATCCAGCCACTGTCAACCACCGTGATGCAATGCAATCGGTCGGCACAACGTACAATGAACGCTACCAACCACCAGGAAAACCAATTTTCAATAAGTCACAAATTCATCCGTCAGTTTTCTTCCTCACTCTTGTTTTCCCTTAAGGTTTTTTTACAATATCGAAATGGCCGTCTTAGTTACGTTTTTCAATTGAGGTGTAACTTTAGGATTTCAAATCTTGCTAACATAACaaactattgttttttaaatattctcCATAGGATTCAGCAGTCACTACTTACTGTGATTTCATCTAAATGATTGTGGCCTACCTGTGAAGCATCCTAGATTGTTCATTTCAACAAACATATTCAATTTCTGAGTAGCCAATCTAACTTCACATTTTATGAGAAATTTTATGTTTCTCAAACTCTCCTATTTTGATTATCATTCCTATTAACCCTGTTCCTTAccatatctttctttttttcgctctACCATCTGTAGTAGACGCAAGGTACGCTAAcgatagaaacaaaaatgtgaaaatgtACACATCCAGTTTCACGAATTGGTGTTTCAAGTACAAAATTGCAAAATCCTATCTTATTAGTGCCTTTCCTGGTGCTCGACCTTTCTAACTTTTACTTGGAAAACATTCACTAGGAATGCTGGTTTCATTTCGATAGCTTCCTTGATTGTAGATGGGAAGGAAGTCTTCCTGGTCTCCGGAAGCAAGAAACATAGGAGTCCAACCAATATATTTATGGTggcaaaaacgaagaaaggCATACTGGCGTGGACATCACTTCTCTTCCCctataaatttcaaaacagaCACGTTACAACTTCTTATTAAAACGTAACCCAGCATTTAAGTGTCACCCAATCCGAGATGATAGGGGCCAAAATTCCTCCTATTCGGCCGCAAGTTGAGCATAACCCGACGATTGCACTTCTGCCGAAAGTCGGAAACAGTTCAGAGGTATATGAGTAGAGAGTGGCCGTCACACAGGCAGCAAACAGCTTAGCAACCATTGAAAACACTGTTTTAACAGATGTCCGTTCTTTTATACGATCAAATTAAGTTTACGTTCAGTTAAACTTCCTTACTACCCAAACATTCGGGAAAAGGGTAAGAATTTTAGTTTACCAACGGGTAGCAAACTGGCCATGAGGCAGCAAAGACCGCTGACTAGTAAGCCACAGGTTAACATAGGTCTTCGCCCAATGTTCTCCACTACAACCATGCACAATAAGTAGGCAGGAATTTCAACTAGCCTAGTGACATTACAGAAAGGAAAAggttaaattaaaaaacatattGATGTGTTACACTTTGCCACTTGCATAGAAAGTCCGTAGTTTATGTGAAAGTTTCCCACTAGGTTTGCAGCAGAATACGTTAAGCCGTAGTATCCCATCACTCCAGCCATCCTGTGTTATGCATAAACCGGGAACAGGGAtggtaaacataaaaaattgaaacgtatTATTAGATACTTTATGATACATACCAGGCCATGGAAATGATCATTAATCGGATCATCAAAATGTTTGACCTCAAAATATCAGTCAGGCTCTCAACCTTAGCTTTCTCTAAATATCTTGAATAATCGCTTCCATTTTGTACTGCATTTAATTCTATCGTGGAAATATGTCCTAACCGCTAACCACGAATCAAGCAACgttaattattttcaattaataGCACCTATTGATAGATAGCGTAAAAAGAAACAGCTGACATACCGAATTCTCGATATGGCGTTTAGTTTCTCCATGACAAGAGGCTAAAACGTAGTCAGGAACAACGTGGATTTGATTCACATCAGTTTTCTGCAACAGGAGCTGTATCACTTGAGGATAATGCTTCTTTGTTATCAGCCACCTAATTGATTCTGGTAATATCCTATACAGTATAAAAATATGATTTACCTTAAGTAAACGGATTTCTCATTGTGTTTATGggtaacattttaaaaagggaaagccAACCAACCAATAAAAAGTTGTAAAACCAAACATGGGAATGCTAATAACAAGCTGAAGTAACCTCCAGTCTCGAACGGAATAAGCAACTATACCCAGACAGGCAGATCCTGCTGCATAAATAATTTGGTAAATGAATCCGCAAGTGATTCTGTACTTGTTCCCGACGGCTTCAACTCCTAACCAATCCGTAATAATAAACATTTTCAGTGTGACTTCATGAAGTGGATTTACCCCAAACAAAGATGATTAGGAAGTGGCCAGAAGCGCCGATTCCTGACACAAATCTTAATGAGCAGAATGTAATCCAATCAGGTGAAAATGCGGAAGCGGTTGTAACGATCGCAAGTGTAAATACGTTCAGCGTAAATGTTTTCCTTCGTCCGATACTATATAATTTACATTAAAAACATTAGTTAAGAGGTAAAATGTGCTGAATTAAAATTGTTATAGCTCACGTATCCCCTATGTAACCAATGCTAACTGCTCCTACCAGCATTCCTAACATAAACAGGCTGCTAGCAATAGTTTGCTTCCATTCACTTTCACACGTTAACTCGAACTAGAATCAAACAAGCAAATATTATGGACTTCGGAATCTGCTGAAAATAGTCGATCAACTTACATCAC comes from Daphnia carinata strain CSIRO-1 chromosome 2, CSIRO_AGI_Dcar_HiC_V3, whole genome shotgun sequence and encodes:
- the LOC130686099 gene encoding organic cation transporter protein-like isoform X1, producing the protein MASVCPSGLGSYPSPNQQAQKTNTPEDEQQSGKELTAVDYEDILEKFGKTRNLQLNTFLWLCLPAFFPGIVVMSYTFTGGTPNYRCFVEACDENVTTLSNNGSYFAPPWLNQVIPLHKEKAIAQCYRYNITWARNKHCDLNQSMHDTLLEKCSHWVYDTSVFRSTIVSDFELTCESEWKQTIASSLFMLGMLVGAVSIGYIGDTIGRRKTFTLNVFTLAIVTTASAFSPDWITFCSLRFVSGIGASGHFLIIFVWGVEAVGNKYRITCGFIYQIIYAAGSACLGIVAYSVRDWRLLQLVISIPMFGFTTFYWILPESIRWLITKKHYPQVIQLLLQKTDVNQIHVVPDYVLASCHGETKRHIENSRLGHISTIELNAVQNGSDYSRYLEKAKVESLTDILRSNILMIRLMIISMAWMAGVMGYYGLTYSAANLVGNFHINYGLSMQVAKLVEIPAYLLCMVVVENIGRRPMLTCGLLVSGLCCLMASLLPVERTSVKTVFSMVAKLFAACVTATLYSYTSELFPTFGRSAIVGLCSTCGRIGGILAPIISDWGKRSDVHASMPFFVFATINILVGLLCFLLPETRKTSFPSTIKEAIEMKPAFLVNVFQVKVRKVEHQERH
- the LOC130686099 gene encoding organic cation transporter protein-like isoform X2, which gives rise to MASVCPSGLGSYPSPNQQAQKTNTPEDEQQSGKELTAVDYEDILEKFGKTRNLQLNTFLWLCLPAFFPGIVVMSYTFTGGTPNYRCFVEACDENVTTLSNNGSYFAPPWLNQVIPLHKEKAIAQCYRYNITWARNKHCDLNQSMHDTLLEKCSHWVYDTSVFRSTIVSDFELTCESEWKQTIASSLFMLGMLVGAVSIGYIGDTIGRRKTFTLNVFTLAIVTTASAFSPDWITFCSLRFVSGIGASGHFLIIFVWGVEAVGNKYRITCGFIYQIIYAAGSACLGIVAYSVRDWRLLQLVISIPMFGFTTFYWILPESIRWLITKKHYPQVIQLLLQKTDVNQIHVVPDYVLASCHGETKRHIENSRLGHISTIELNAVQNGSDYSRYLEKAKVESLTDILRSNILMIRLMIISMAWMAGVMGYYGLTYSAANLVGNFHINYGLSMLVEIPAYLLCMVVVENIGRRPMLTCGLLVSGLCCLMASLLPVERTSVKTVFSMVAKLFAACVTATLYSYTSELFPTFGRSAIVGLCSTCGRIGGILAPIISDWGKRSDVHASMPFFVFATINILVGLLCFLLPETRKTSFPSTIKEAIEMKPAFLVNVFQVKVRKVEHQERH
- the LOC130686099 gene encoding steroid transmembrane transporter SLC22A24-like isoform X3 translates to MASVCPSGLGSYPSPNQQAQKTNTPEDEQQSGKELTAVDYEDILEKFGKTRNLQLNTFLWLCLPAFFPGIVVMSYTFTGGTPNYRCFVEACDENVTTLSNNGSYFAPPWLNQVIPLHKEKAIAQCYRYNITWARNKHCDLNQSMHDTLLEKCSHWVYDTSVFRSTIVSDFELTCESEWKQTIASSLFMLGMLVGAVSIGYIGDTIGRRKTFTLNVFTLAIVTTASAFSPDWITFCSLRFVSGIGASGHFLIIFVWGVEAVGNKYRITCGFIYQIIYAAGSACLGIVAYSVRDWRLLQLVISIPMFGFTTFYWILPESIRWLITKKHYPQVIQLLLQKTDVNQIHVVPDYVLASCHGETKRHIENSRLGHISTIELNAVQNGSDYSRYLEKAKVESLTDILRSNILMIRLMIISMAWMAGVMGYYGLTYSAANLVGNFHINYGLSMLVEIPAYLLCMVVVENIGRRPMLTCGLLVSGLCCLMASLLPVGKLKFLPFSRMFG